One region of Eremothecium gossypii ATCC 10895 chromosome II, complete sequence genomic DNA includes:
- the ZTA1 gene encoding NADPH:quinone reductase (Syntenic homolog of Saccharomyces cerevisiae YBR046C (ZTA1)), with product MSDIPTEQKVVLIRETGGPEVLRYEEDYPVPEVRGSDILIKNRYAGVNFIETYFRTGLYPCEKPYVLGREAVGVVAAIGADVRRFKVGDRVACLSSGTFAQYTAVSEKSNVLKLPDDIQDGELQAVAGSLVNGLTALTLVDEAYKPQVGEIVLVYAAAGGVGQLLIQLLHARSVRVIAVASTDEKLQIAKSRGAEFLINSSREDIVAKVLEFTDGEGVGASYDSVGKDTFETTLQSVKRKGTIVSFGNASGAVPPFSIQRLTPKNLKILRPQLYGYLATREEWEYYSSKLLHLIRSKKLIINITNLSPLEEFKRLTQLLESRQTTGKLLLAIPD from the coding sequence ATGTCGGACATACCAACGGAGCAGAAGGTTGTGCTCATCCGCGAGACTGGCGGACCAGAAGTGCTGCGGTATGAAGAAGACTACCCAGTGCCCGAAGTTCGGGGTTCTGATATATTGATCAAGAATCGGTACGCTGGTGTGAACTTCATCGAGACATATTTTCGCACGGGGCTGTACCCTTGTGAAAAGCCGTATGTGCTTGGGCGGGAAGCGGTCGGAGTAGTGGCGGCCATCGGCGCTGACGTCAGGCGCTTCAAGGTTGGAGACCGGGTTGCATGTCTCTCCTCGGGGACGTTTGCGCAATACACGGCTGTGTCTGAAAAGAGCAACGTTTTGAAGCTGCCCGATGACATCCAAGATGGCGAGTTACAGGCGGTTGCAGGTTCTCTGGTTAACGGGTTGACTGCTCTGACACTGGTAGATGAAGCCTACAAACCGCAGGTGGGTGAGATTGTACTGGTTTATGCTGCTGCGGGTGGTGTAGGGCAGCTACTCATCCAATTATTGCACGCGCGCTCTGTGCGGGTCATTGCCGTGGCGTCAACCGATGAAAAGCTGCAAATAGCGAAATCGCGTGGTGCCGAATTTCTCATTAATTCTTCACGTGAAGATATCGTTGCAAAGGTACTGGAGTTTACCGATGGTGAGGGAGTTGGTGCGAGCTACGACTCCGTAGGCAAGGATACATTCGAGACAACCCTCCAGTCAGTCAAACGCAAAGGCACCATTGTGTCGTTTGGGAACGCCTCTGGCGCAGTTCCACCGTTCAGTATTCAACGGCTGACCCCCAAAAATCTCAAAATCTTGCGTCCGCAACTCTATGGGTATTTAGCGACGCGGGAAGAATGGGAATACTACTCCTCTAAGTTACTGCACCTAATTCGGAGTAAAAAATTGATTATTAATATCACCAATCTGTCTCCATTAGAAGAGTTTAAACGGCTTACACAGCTGTTGGAGTCGAGACAGACTACAGGGAAGCTTCTGTTAGCAATACCGGACTGA
- a CDS encoding 40S ribosomal protein uS17 (Syntenic homolog of Saccharomyces cerevisiae YDR025W (RPS11A) and YBR048W (RPS11B); 1-intron) → MSTELTVQAERAFQKQPHIFTNPKAKANRRTKRWYKNAGLGFKTPKTAIEGSYIDKKCPFTGLVSIRGKILTGTVVSTKMHRTIIIRRDYLHYVPKYNRYEKRHKNVPVHVSPAFRVQLGDIVTVGQCRPISKTVRFNVLKVASAANKNNKQFTKF, encoded by the exons ATGTCCACTGAATTGACCGTTCAAGCTGAAAGAGCTTTCCAAAAG CAACCTCACATCTTCACCAACCCAAAGGCTAAGGCCAACAGAAGAACCAAGAGATGGTACAAGAACGCCGGCTTGGGCTTCAAGACCCCAAAGACCGCTATTGAGGGTTCGTACATTGACAAGAAGTGTCCTTTCACTGGTTTGGTCTCCATCCGTGGTAAGATCTTGACCGGTACCGTTGTCTCCACCAAGATGCACCGTACCATCATCATCAGAAGAGACTACTTGCACTACGTTCCAAAGTACAACAGATACGAGAAGAGACACAAGAACGTTCCAGTCCACGTTTCCCCAGCTTTCCGTGTCCAGCTTGGCGACATTGTCACTGTCGGTCAATGTAGACCAATCTCCAAGACCGTTAGATTCAACGTCTTGAAGGTCGCTTCCGCTGCCAACAAGAACAACAAACAATTCACCAAG